The Medicago truncatula cultivar Jemalong A17 chromosome 4, MtrunA17r5.0-ANR, whole genome shotgun sequence genome includes a region encoding these proteins:
- the LOC25494438 gene encoding WEB family protein At3g02930, chloroplastic: protein MASKSSTRSKPSDNSNKAPPATPKVSKVSKPVTKSASESPSPLQNSRLSVEKSPRSVNSKPAVERKSAKATATPPDKQAPRAAKGSELQNQLNVAQEDLKKAKEQILQAEKEKVKAIDELKEAQRVAEEANEKLQEALVAQKQAKEESEIEKFRAVELEQAGIETVNKKEEEWQKELESVRNQHALDVASLASTTEELERVKQELTMMCDAKNQALNHADDAAKVAEVHAEKVEIYAAELTQLKALLDSTQETKASDNNLILKLKAEIEALKKELDKGMSYDERLTEKETKIEQLNVELETSRMAESYANSLLEEWKKKVEELEMRVEESNKLERSASESLESVMNQLEESNYLLHDAESVAASLKEKVGLLEMTIVRQKADLEDSERRLLMAKEENLEKSKKVEALESELETVKEEKDQALNNEQLAASHVQTLLEEKNKLINELDNSREEEEKSKKAMESLASALHEVSAESREAKENFLSTQAERESYENQIEDLKLVLKGTNEKYESMLDEAQHEIDVLIDSIENSKNVFENSKAEWDQRELHLVSSLKKTEEENAAAEKEINRLVYLLKQTEEESNANREEEAQLKENLKEVETEAIHLQEALKEVTSENVKLKENILDKENEMQNLFQENDELRAREAESIKKVEELSKLLDEATTRNHTEHENGDLSDSEKDYDLLPKVVEFSEENGHGYGGEEIPKVVELSLKQEEFKHNVLEESMILNDKADEKIESPKPVKMNGKPKEDESKEKDDPEEVEFKMWESCTIEKKEFSFSPERELPEAKSLEEETESKTEEGGDGEGFDKINGTTVIENIDNGGSSPVKEEQQQQLKKKKKALLGKFGSLLKKKGGSNQK, encoded by the coding sequence aaacaagctccAAGAGCTGCAAAGGGTTCAGAGTTGCAGAATCAGTTGAATGTAGCTCAAGAAGATCTAAAGAAAGCAAAGGAGCAGATCCTTCAGGCTGAGAAGGAGAAGGTAAAAGCTATTGATGAGTTGAAAGAAGCACAAAGAGTGGCCGAGGAAGCAAATGAGAAGCTCCAGGAAGCATTGGTGGCTCAAAAGCAGGCTAAAGAGGAATCCGAGATTGAAAAATTCCGAGCTGTTGAATTGGAACAGGCTGGAATTGAGACTGTGAataagaaggaagaagaatgGCAAAAAGAGCTTGAAAGTGTGAGGAACCAGCATGCCTTGGATGTGGCCAGTCTTGCCTCAACCACTGAGGAGCTTGAGCGGGTTAAACAAGAACTCACCATGATGTGCGATGCTAAAAACCAGGCATTAAATCATGCTGATGATGCAGCTAAAGTTGCCGAGGTTCATGCTGAGAAAGTAGAAATTTATGCAGCTGAATTGACGCAGTTGAAGGCCTTACTAGATTCAACACAAGAAACAAAAGCCAGTGATAATAACCTTATATTGAAGTTGAAAGCAGAGATAGAAGCTCTCAAGAAAGAACTCGATAAGGGAATGAGTTATGATGAGAGGTTGACAGAGAAAGAAACTAAGATTGAACAGCTTAATGTAGAACTTGAAACCTCAAGGATGGCTGAATCTTATGCAAACAGTCTGCTAGAGGAGTGGAAAAAGAAGGTTGAGGAACTAGAAATGAGGGTTGAAGAATCAAACAAGTTGGAGAGATCTGCATCAGAATCCTTGGAATCTGTAATGAACCAGCTAGAAGAAAGCAATTATCTGTTGCATGACGCAGAATCTGTAGCTGCTTCTCTTAAAGAGAAGGTGGGATTGTTAGAAATGACAATTGTGAGACAAAAAGCCGATCTTGAGGATTCAGAACGCCGTCTTCTTATGGCCAAGGAAGAAAATCTTGAAAAGTCAAAGAAGGTTGAGGCTCTTGAATCCGAACTTGAGACAGTTAAGGAAGAAAAAGATCAGGCTTTGAACAATGAACAGCTTGCAGCCTCTCATGTGCAGACCCTGttagaagagaaaaacaaactCATCAATGAATTGGACAATTctagggaagaagaagaaaaaagcaaaaaggCAATGGAAAGCTTAGCTTCTGCATTACATGAAGTATCTGCTGAATCTAGAGAAGCCAAAGAAAATTTTCTAAGCACCCAAGCTGAAAGGGAAAGCTATGAGAACCAGATTGAAGATTTGAAGTTAGTCTTAAAAGGTACCAATGAAAAATATGAGTCAATGCTTGACGAAGCGCAGCATGAAATTGATGTTCTCATAGACAGTATTGAAAATTCTAAGAATGTGTTTGAGAACTCGAAGGCTGAGTGGGATCAGAGAGAGCTTCATCTAGTCAGCAGCCTAAAGAAAACCGAAGAAGAGAATGCGGCCGcggaaaaagaaataaatagatTGGTTTATTTGCTTAAACAAACTGAGGAAGAATCTAATGCCAACAGGGAGGAAGAAGCTCAGTTGAAGGAAAATCTGAAGGAAGTTGAGACCGAGGCAATCCATCTGCAGGAAGCTCTAAAGGAAGTAACGTCTGAGAACGTGAAACTGAAGGAGAATATATTggacaaagagaatgaaatgcAGAATCTTTTTCAAGAAAACGATGAACTCCGAGCTAGGGAAGCCGAATCTATTAAGAAGGTGGAGGAGTTGTCAAAGTTACTGGATGAAGCTACAACCAGAAATCACACTGAGCATGAAAATGGTGATCTTTCGGACAGTGAAAAGGACTATGATTTGCTTCCTAAAGTAGTTGAATTTTCTGAAGAGAATGGTCATGGATATGGAGGAGAGGAAATTCCAAAGGTTGTTGAGCTTTCCCTCAAACAGGAAGAATTCAAACATAACGTACTAGAAGAAAGTATGATCTTGAATGACAAAGCTGACGAGAAAATCGAATCTCCTAAACCTGTGAAAATGAATGGAAAACCAAAGGAAGACGAGAGCAAAGAAAAGGATGATCCAGAAGAAGTAGAATTCAAAATGTGGGAGAGTTGCACAATAGAGAAAAAGGAGTTCTCTTTCTCACCAGAGAGAGAACTTCCAGAGGCTAAATCATTGGAAGAAGAAACTGAGTCAAAGACAGAAGAAGGTGGTGATGGTGAGGGCTTTGATAAGATAAATGGAACAACTGTTATAGAGAACATTGATAATGGTGGAAGCTCACCAGTAaaagaagaacaacaacaacagttgaagaagaagaagaaagcttTGCTTGGAAAATTTGGAAGCTTGCTCAAGAAGAAAGGTGGTAGCAACCAAAAATAG